In bacterium, the genomic window TGGTTTTTCGGGTTCGGGCTTGGGAGCAGCTACCGGGGCTGGTGATACAGGTTCAGGCTCCTCCAGCATAGTGGGCCCTTCGGGTTCTACATCAAATATAGGTGCAGTTATTGGAGGTAATACAGGTTCTGCTTTAGGTTCTTCCACGGGCTTCAGTGACGAGGGTTCGTACAGTTTTTGATAGCGTGAAAAATAATCGGGCTCGGCTGATGCTTGTGCGGGTGGAAGAGGCTCTTCTTGAACAACAGGCTGATATATTCGGGATTTAGGAGCTGGAGGCGGTGCTTCGGGTTCTTCTAATACGGTGCGCTCTTCTTCCGGCTCATCCTTTAAAAGATCACGAATACTAGGGGTCTCTTCTACTTCTACTACAGTATCTTCTGTCCAGTACACATCGTCCGATTTGTCCGTTGTATCTACAAGAGCTTCTATAGCGGTTGATTCTTCGGGGGCGATCTCGGTTAACTCTTCATCCGACATTTCTAAAAATGTAAGCTCTTCTTCCCCTCCTACAGCGGTTTCTATAGTGGGAGATAATGGTGATGTGAGGGTAGATTTTAATTCTTTTTCACGTGTTCCAATAAGCCCAGCCAGCTGGCTTTTAGGCTCGGGAGCTTTAGCGGGTACAGCTTTGGGGGCTGCCGTGGGCTGGAGCTGATTTTTGGTTTTTTTATACGAATCGTAATTAATAATAACGCGGATGGGCTTGTTGTTTTTGGTAATAATATAGTTAAATTCAGCATCATTCATGATGGCGGCAATAGACGAGCGCGCCTCGGTAACATTGAGAATTTTAACTCGACCTAGCTTAGAGTCTTCAAATTCAAACATACATAAATGATGGGGTAAAAATTATGTACATAATTATGTCAGGGTCCCTTTCTTGTCAAACTAAAAAGCATGTACAGAAAACTGTACATATATAAAATATTGAAATAATTCAGATATTGTAGATAAAAATTTTTATACGAAGAAAAATGAAACGAGAAGAGTATAGAGTGATTGATTAAAAGCCAAGTATCTTATTTGACGTATAACATTAATGACAGCATGGATCAGGTTTAAAGTCCAAATATTCTTCCTGACTCGAATTGGCATTTATAATGTCTATATGAAAAGTAATATTTTGCTCCGGATCATACAAAGTAAGTTGATAAAGTGGTTTACCAGTGGTATCAAATTCTTGTGAATTAAGATATTGATAGATAAAAAGCGAGTTATTTTCAGTGTTGTTATACGTCATTTCATCAAAAACATCCAAAATATGGGTATATTCACTAATTTCCTGATCTGATAGCCCCAATGCCTCTTGCCATTCCATATAATCTTGCTTTAGATCAATATAAATTCGAAACCACTGCCCAGTCATGGCAGCATCACTAATGTTAATGTTATACGACATATTTGCCTCCGTTATAAATGTCGTATCAACGGCTTCTCCGGATCGTGATCTTTGAGCTTGATTGAACTGTTTGATGCTTTCATTTAAAAATTCCACCAGGTCAGAATCCTGGTTGATGTCACACTCAACCACCGGCCCATCCTGGGTGATTGCAGACGCCGGTTTCTTATCGGCAGCTTTTGCTGGAAAAACGAGTGGTTTCTCTTCGATTTCCGTCTTATCTGGCTTAGTAATGCCGTCTGTTTCACTATTATCGTTCAAATTTTTATCGGCAACAGAAGGTGCTGTAGATGATGGTACAATTTTATTACTAGACGGATGCTGCCTATCTAGCTCCGACTTTTCCATAGGCTCAAGAGAGGCGGGCTTGATAAACTCAATCTCTGGTGGATGTGCCAGAGGGGGTGGCTTTTGTTTAGTTTGTGATGGCAGTGGAATAAATGTCGTATAATCATCATCCTTAGCTGGTAAAGGAGTAGGGGGCTGCTGAATAGCAGGGATGAGAGAAGGACTTCCAATGTTTTCCTTTGGCTGCTCAATAAGTTGATATTTACTGATATTTGACCTTTTATTGTCAAAAAAAGGCCTATATATATAAAAATAAGTAAGAACTAATGATATAATAAGAGAAAAAACCAAAATTAATGGCAAAAATCGTCGTGAAATTACTGACTTACTCTTATAAATATCAAAAATATCTCGTGTTTTTTCATTGAGGGCCAAGCTGAGCGGCGCAGGAAGATTGGGAGGGGGATTAGCCTCTAATTGTCTTAAAAAAGGCGCTAGGCGATTAAGTTTACTATTACAATTTTGGCAATACTGAACATGCTTAGTAACAGTTTCGCGCTCTCCGGCAGATGAAGTACGACACACATAATCCACCAAACTCTGATCAAACTTTTTACAACCTGCAGAGAGCGACTCGGTTAAATTAAAATCGGGAAATAAACGAAAAAAAGATTGATACAACAAAGCCTTGAGCTCATCGGTCTTTTTTAAAAAAACAGCCTCACACTCGGCAAAGGAAAATCCCAACACCACCTTAAAAAACAAAAGCTCCATTTCGGACTGCGATAAATTTTGAAGGCGGGCACCGGCATCGGCTTCACGGCTTAATGCCTGAGGCATAGCCGTGCGGGCCCGGCTATGGGCATCTTTAAAAAGTGATTCTTTGAGAGGAAAATATTTACGACTCTTTAAAATGCGATTTAAAAGAGAGCTGAATAGAGAAATAAACTGAATTTCTACGGCACGGTTTTCCAGTTGGGTAAGAGTTAAATAATGATAAAGCGTAGTTTGGTGCTGACGAACAAACTCAATAAAATCAGAATTTTGTCCTTTTTTAATCCCTTGAAAAAGGGCCCCCTCATTCATGAACCCATTCTAACTCTTTATTTTCCAATGCAAAAGCGTGAAAACACCTCATCCAATACAAGTTCGCTATCAATAACACCCGTAATGGCCCCTAAATGTTGAGTTATTGCCATGAGCTCGGCCGAGATCATTTCTTCGGATAAAGAGGGGAGGTTTAAAATAAGAGAAGATAGATGTGTGTGGGCTACGGTTAAATTTTGAAAGTGGCGTAAATTGGTTAAGGCAAAACCCTCGGATGTTTGGCCTTGGGGTATAAAACGTTTTTTCATTAAATTTATCAGGTCGTCAATACCGGTTCTGTTTTTTGCTGAAACTTTGAGATCGCCCAATTTATCATTCCACGCTGAGGGCTGATCTGATTTGTTGAGAATCACAATTCGGTTAGAATTTTTTGTGCGCTCCAAAAGATCGTTGTCACTGGCGTCCAACTCTCGTGAGGTATCCAGTACAATGAGCAGACCGTTTGCTTTACCCAGTGCTTCTTCCGAACGTCTAATCCCTTCCTGCTCAATATCATCCGTTGTACTGCGAATACCGGCCGTATCAGAAAATAAAAAACGATAACCATTAATCATCCGCTCGCCTTCCACCACATCGCGCGTGGTGCCAGGTTTATCGTGAATAATCGCGCGGTCCTGATTGATGAGTGCATTGAGCAAACTGGATTTGCCCACGTTTGGTTTTCCTACCAAGGCTACTTTTACACCCTCTTTGTAAAGAAGACCGGTCTTAAATGAATCGAGCAGTGTTTTTATTTTTCCATCAACCTCATTAAAAACAGGAAGAGCTTCCTCTTTTTTAAAAAAAGTAACATCTTCCTCGGAGAAATCAAAACCAGCTTCCAGCGCGGCTAATAGCTGAATTAGTTTTTCGCGCAGTACAGTAATAGTACGGCTTAAAAAACCATCCAATTGGCTAAGAGCATTTTTACGCGCTTCGTCCGATTGGGCACTAATCAAATCGCAAATGGCCTCGGCCTGCGAAAGATCTATTTTGCCATTTAAAAAGGCTCTTTTGGAAAATTCACCAGGTTCTGCTTGTTGTGCTCCCTGCAGAATACAGACTTCTACAATTTTTTTTAAAACAGCAGGGCTGCCATGAGCGTGAATTTCTACAACGTCTTCCCCGGTAAAACTATGGGGCGCTTTCATATAAACGGCCATTACATCGTCCACTGTGTCACTTGTTTCAGGATTGATAATTTTTCCGTGATAAAGCTTGTGGGTTTCAAAGGAGGCTTTGTGATTAAAAATTTTTTTAAGAATAACGGCCGAAGCGGCACCGGATAAACGAATAATACCAATAGCACCGGCTCCTACGGCTGTGGCTTGCGCTACAATGGTTCCTTCTAAAAGCATGAGATGGACTTAATCGATAAGACATTCGAAATCAAGAATCAGTTCTTTTTTAAAAGACGATAAGTTTCTTCATAAATAGTGCGGCGGGGCCCTAAGGCAATAATTTCGAGAGTTTTGTTAGCATCGGCCAGTTTATAAATGATCCTATATTTGCCCATTCTAAAGCTCAAAAGACCTGAAAATTCGTCTTTGAGCGGTTTGCCCAAATGAGGTTCTTTTAAAAGCACGTCCAATCCGTTTCTCATTTTTTGTTTGAGGGCAGGGTGAAGTTTTTTAATTTGCTGGCGAACAGGATCGGGAACACGGAGTTTCATGATTAATCGTCAAAAAGCTCGTCTAGAGTATAAAGTTTTGATTTTTTATTTTTTAGGGATTTAAGTCCTTTTTTAATATCAGCCACCAATTCCTTATCTGATCTGACAGCGATGGTTTCACGTAGGCTATCTAACTCGGCAGGGTTAATGATAACAGCCTGTGGCGAGCCGTTTTTGGTGATTACAATTTCTTCATCAAGATTAGATACGGCACGTATCAGCTCAGAAAGTTTCATTTTAGCTTCGGACAAAGAGAGAGTTTTCATAAGATAGCCTATTATTCTAGTTGACTAATATTATGGTCAAATATAGCAACCGGCAAATGTAAAAACAAGGTAAAGTTTGTAAATAATTACTATCGTTGGTGTTTTACCCCAAGCTTAGGGCAATATTTTTCCACCGGACACAGGCTGCATTTGGGCGACACCGGCTGGCAGATGTTTTGCCCAAAGGTGACTAAAATATCGTTATAGGTTTTCCAGAATTTTTTTGGGAGTTTTCCACGCAATACCATTTCCGATTCATCGGCGGTTTTAGTTTTAATATAGCCCCAGCGGTTACTAATGCGATGCACATGCACATCCACACAAATACCATAATCATCAAAGCCTAGTGTCGCAACCAAGTTTGCCGTTTTACGTCCAACCCCAG contains:
- a CDS encoding type II toxin-antitoxin system Phd/YefM family antitoxin, whose protein sequence is MFEFEDSKLGRVKILNVTEARSSIAAIMNDAEFNYIITKNNKPIRVIINYDSYKKTKNQLQPTAAPKAVPAKAPEPKSQLAGLIGTREKELKSTLTSPLSPTIETAVGGEEELTFLEMSDEELTEIAPEESTAIEALVDTTDKSDDVYWTEDTVVEVEETPSIRDLLKDEPEEERTVLEEPEAPPPAPKSRIYQPVVQEEPLPPAQASAEPDYFSRYQKLYEPSSLKPVEEPKAEPVLPPITAPIFDVEPEGPTMLEEPEPVSPAPVAAPKPEPEKPRHREVPSIQDLLRDLENEKLSGDDE
- the mnmE gene encoding tRNA uridine-5-carboxymethylaminomethyl(34) synthesis GTPase MnmE, producing MLLEGTIVAQATAVGAGAIGIIRLSGAASAVILKKIFNHKASFETHKLYHGKIINPETSDTVDDVMAVYMKAPHSFTGEDVVEIHAHGSPAVLKKIVEVCILQGAQQAEPGEFSKRAFLNGKIDLSQAEAICDLISAQSDEARKNALSQLDGFLSRTITVLREKLIQLLAALEAGFDFSEEDVTFFKKEEALPVFNEVDGKIKTLLDSFKTGLLYKEGVKVALVGKPNVGKSSLLNALINQDRAIIHDKPGTTRDVVEGERMINGYRFLFSDTAGIRSTTDDIEQEGIRRSEEALGKANGLLIVLDTSRELDASDNDLLERTKNSNRIVILNKSDQPSAWNDKLGDLKVSAKNRTGIDDLINLMKKRFIPQGQTSEGFALTNLRHFQNLTVAHTHLSSLILNLPSLSEEMISAELMAITQHLGAITGVIDSELVLDEVFSRFCIGK
- a CDS encoding type II toxin-antitoxin system RelE/ParE family toxin, which encodes MKLRVPDPVRQQIKKLHPALKQKMRNGLDVLLKEPHLGKPLKDEFSGLLSFRMGKYRIIYKLADANKTLEIIALGPRRTIYEETYRLLKKN
- a CDS encoding type II toxin-antitoxin system Phd/YefM family antitoxin, with translation MKTLSLSEAKMKLSELIRAVSNLDEEIVITKNGSPQAVIINPAELDSLRETIAVRSDKELVADIKKGLKSLKNKKSKLYTLDELFDD